Proteins from a genomic interval of Candidatus Margulisiibacteriota bacterium:
- a CDS encoding NADH-quinone oxidoreductase subunit C: MNEDILAKLEAKFPAVIADFKSPRKARIYFRLTGGQFKDVLVYLMKDLGYSHLSTLTAIDNRTEFEVIYNLFGKNTGVSMAVKVDRSDPRIDTITDIVPGALVHEREIQDMMGIKVNNIPDGRRLIIPENWPQDQYPLRKDWNISMLPESFNDGLLRKWRE, encoded by the coding sequence ATGAACGAAGATATTCTGGCAAAATTGGAAGCAAAGTTCCCGGCAGTGATAGCGGACTTTAAGAGCCCGCGTAAAGCAAGGATATATTTCAGGCTGACAGGCGGCCAGTTCAAGGATGTTCTGGTCTACCTGATGAAGGACCTTGGCTACAGCCATTTAAGCACTCTTACCGCAATCGATAACAGGACAGAATTTGAAGTGATCTATAATCTTTTTGGAAAGAACACGGGTGTTTCTATGGCGGTCAAGGTTGACCGCAGCGATCCCCGCATAGATACGATCACGGACATTGTGCCGGGAGCCCTGGTACACGAAAGGGAAATTCAGGACATGATGGGAATAAAGGTGAACAATATACCTGACGGCAGAAGGCTCATAATCCCAGAGAATTGGCCGCAGGACCAGTACCCGTTAAGGAAAGACTGGAATATAAGCATGCTGCCGGAATCATTCAATGACGGCCTGTTAAGAAAATGGAGAGAGTAA
- a CDS encoding NADH-quinone oxidoreductase subunit B family protein yields MLKNLIKWARIKSPWAVHFNSGSCNGCDIEIVSALTPRFDVERFGIVLKGTPRHADVMLATGPVNHHSKSRLKRVYDQMPEPKFVVAIGSCACSGCVFRGCYNNLQGIDSVVPVDVYIPGCPPRPDAIIDGVVKLLKKIQGA; encoded by the coding sequence ATGCTTAAGAACCTGATAAAGTGGGCAAGGATCAAATCTCCGTGGGCGGTCCATTTCAACTCCGGCTCCTGCAACGGCTGCGATATAGAGATAGTATCGGCGCTGACCCCGAGGTTTGATGTCGAGAGGTTCGGGATAGTGCTAAAAGGGACCCCCAGGCACGCTGATGTGATGCTGGCAACAGGACCGGTCAACCACCACAGCAAAAGCAGGCTCAAAAGGGTCTATGACCAGATGCCGGAGCCGAAATTTGTCGTAGCAATAGGGAGCTGCGCCTGCTCCGGGTGCGTATTCCGCGGCTGCTACAATAACCTGCAGGGGATCGACTCGGTGGTGCCGGTGGATGTTTATATACCCGGTTGTCCTCCGAGGCCTGATGCGATAATTGACGGAGTGGTAAAACTGCTCAAAAAGATACAGGGGGCATAG
- the ndhC gene encoding NADH-quinone oxidoreductase subunit A, which yields MMETVFSPVGIFVFFLGLSWLIYKGAGLIAPKPGGQSGKIKMYACGEDLPQKKHNPNAAMFFHIALYFTIIDVAALTIATLSHGVSPLPVFFYIGGVALAVAALQLK from the coding sequence ATGATGGAGACAGTCTTTTCTCCTGTAGGGATCTTTGTTTTTTTTCTTGGTCTTTCCTGGCTCATTTATAAAGGTGCGGGACTTATCGCTCCAAAACCGGGGGGCCAAAGTGGTAAAATAAAAATGTATGCCTGCGGCGAAGACCTCCCGCAGAAAAAGCACAATCCGAACGCGGCTATGTTCTTTCATATCGCGCTCTATTTTACGATAATAGATGTCGCGGCCCTGACGATAGCTACGCTTTCGCATGGGGTCTCTCCGCTGCCCGTATTCTTTTATATAGGAGGAGTGGCGCTGGCTGTTGCGGCGCTTCAATTAAAATAA
- a CDS encoding proton-conducting transporter membrane subunit, with protein sequence MAALMPLMILFCGAFLTFLISRLSPNKGLAGCITACVSLVLALASLAIIFVMLSSGAAVHYPVNLFYYFAAVRFDHLSLLLGFTAVTLALMVAVYSYRYMEHDLSQDKYYPLLLIMTGAIVGLGASTDLFNMWVFFELMCVASYILVSFRKERWESLEAGFKYIVMSATGSMCVLLGIAIVFGYTGSLDLLTLKTRLMIGSGIPLAFAAVLFIAGFSVKAALVPFHSWLPDAHSEAPSGISAMLSGIVIEAGLFALLKTLFALYFLGLDTGSVLIVLGVISMFFGNLMALPQKRIKRMLAYSSIAQMGYIVLGIGIGMHYLSVAGMEGGLFHVITHAGMKGLAFLAAGAAIHYCGTVYLDDLSGLSKKMPVLALAFAVACLGLAGVPPLSGFMSKWMIYLSGISAGGKGYLLSAFAIFNSVLSLGYYLPAINRMYSSRQSEFVASAKHPPVSVMAPLVLLALSVLALGLWPDLGLFVVNGAVGNAYGLMGVLK encoded by the coding sequence ATGGCGGCACTAATGCCTTTGATGATATTGTTCTGCGGGGCTTTTCTGACATTCCTGATCTCCAGGCTTAGTCCCAATAAAGGCCTTGCGGGCTGCATAACGGCATGTGTGTCTCTTGTTCTTGCTCTGGCAAGCCTTGCCATTATCTTTGTCATGCTAAGTTCGGGTGCCGCGGTGCATTATCCGGTCAACCTCTTTTATTATTTTGCCGCGGTCAGGTTTGACCACCTCAGCCTGCTGCTTGGCTTTACGGCGGTTACGCTGGCCCTAATGGTAGCGGTGTACTCCTACAGATATATGGAGCATGACCTGTCGCAGGATAAATACTATCCGCTTCTCCTAATAATGACGGGCGCGATCGTGGGGCTGGGCGCTTCGACCGATCTTTTCAATATGTGGGTTTTCTTTGAACTTATGTGCGTTGCCTCATATATCCTTGTTTCTTTCAGAAAAGAAAGATGGGAAAGTCTTGAGGCAGGGTTCAAATATATAGTGATGAGCGCTACCGGCTCCATGTGCGTGCTTCTTGGTATTGCGATCGTTTTTGGCTATACCGGCTCCCTTGACCTTCTCACTCTAAAGACACGCCTTATGATAGGTTCCGGCATCCCTCTTGCCTTTGCCGCAGTTCTGTTCATTGCAGGCTTTTCCGTAAAAGCGGCGCTTGTTCCGTTCCACAGCTGGCTTCCGGATGCCCATTCCGAGGCCCCGTCCGGTATCTCGGCAATGCTTTCCGGGATCGTGATCGAGGCCGGGCTCTTTGCACTGCTTAAAACGCTCTTTGCGCTTTATTTCCTCGGGCTTGATACGGGTTCGGTACTGATAGTCCTTGGAGTGATCTCAATGTTCTTTGGGAACCTGATGGCGCTTCCGCAAAAGAGGATAAAAAGAATGCTGGCTTATTCCTCTATAGCGCAAATGGGCTACATTGTTCTTGGTATCGGGATAGGGATGCATTACCTGTCGGTTGCCGGGATGGAGGGCGGGCTGTTCCATGTAATAACACATGCGGGAATGAAGGGGCTGGCCTTTCTTGCGGCCGGAGCCGCTATCCATTATTGCGGGACCGTCTATCTTGATGACCTGAGCGGACTCTCAAAAAAGATGCCAGTTCTGGCCCTGGCGTTTGCTGTGGCGTGCCTTGGCCTTGCGGGTGTTCCTCCGCTTTCAGGTTTTATGAGCAAATGGATGATATATTTGTCCGGAATTTCGGCGGGAGGCAAAGGCTATCTTCTTTCGGCGTTCGCTATCTTTAATTCCGTTCTTTCTTTGGGGTATTATCTGCCCGCGATAAACAGAATGTACAGCAGCAGGCAGAGCGAGTTCGTGGCATCGGCAAAACACCCGCCGGTATCCGTAATGGCGCCGCTGGTGCTGCTTGCACTTTCTGTCCTAGCTCTTGGTCTGTGGCCGGACCTGGGTTTGTTCGTTGTTAACGGAGCGGTCGGCAATGCCTACGGTCTTATGGGGGTGCTTAAATGA